Proteins co-encoded in one Polaromonas vacuolata genomic window:
- a CDS encoding IS30 family transposase translates to MIYTHLTRDERYQIAILVKANFNQSEIAKMMDRDKSSISRELRRNRGLRGYRPKQANDKAQERRLACANSPRVADSTWAVVEEKLAEAWSPEQISGHLEASHQPGVSYESIYQYIYADKRAGGTLHKTLRCQKTRKKRSSGRERRGTISRQVSIELRPDIVLERARFGDWEADLVIGAGQKQALVTINERVSRYSIIFHVPFKTAQAVGDALITLLKPFAHCVHTLTTDNGKEFAQHERIASALSADFFFAHPYASWERGANENMNGLIRQFFPKGMRFNCITDDDIALAMHRLNHRPRKCLGYRTPHQVFMEQLESYQHTVALQA, encoded by the coding sequence ATGATTTACACACACCTCACCCGTGACGAACGTTACCAGATTGCAATCCTCGTCAAAGCAAACTTCAATCAAAGTGAAATTGCAAAAATGATGGACCGTGATAAATCGAGCATCAGCCGTGAGTTGCGTCGTAACCGCGGTCTACGAGGCTATCGCCCTAAGCAGGCAAATGACAAAGCCCAAGAACGTAGACTTGCCTGCGCCAATAGTCCTAGAGTTGCTGACTCGACATGGGCTGTAGTGGAGGAAAAGTTGGCTGAGGCTTGGAGCCCCGAGCAAATCAGCGGCCACCTCGAAGCTAGCCACCAACCCGGTGTTAGCTATGAGAGCATTTACCAGTACATCTACGCTGACAAACGCGCGGGCGGCACCTTGCATAAAACACTGCGTTGCCAGAAGACGCGAAAAAAACGCAGCAGTGGCCGTGAACGGCGCGGCACCATCTCTCGCCAGGTCTCAATAGAACTGCGACCCGACATCGTGCTTGAGCGTGCGCGCTTTGGCGACTGGGAGGCTGATCTGGTGATTGGTGCCGGGCAGAAGCAAGCACTAGTGACGATTAATGAGCGTGTCTCTCGCTATTCAATAATTTTCCACGTGCCATTCAAAACAGCGCAAGCCGTAGGGGACGCGTTAATCACTTTACTCAAACCGTTCGCTCATTGCGTGCACACTCTCACGACTGATAACGGCAAGGAATTTGCCCAGCATGAACGAATAGCTTCTGCGCTGAGTGCAGATTTCTTTTTCGCCCATCCATACGCCTCGTGGGAGCGTGGGGCGAACGAGAATATGAACGGTTTGATTCGCCAGTTTTTCCCAAAGGGGATGCGCTTTAATTGCATAACCGACGATGACATTGCTTTAGCGATGCACAGGCTCAATCATCGTCCTAGAAAATGTTTAGGGTATCGAACGCCGCATCAGGTTTTTATGGAACAGTTAGAGTCCTATCAGCATACGGTTGCACTTCAAGCTTGA
- the xdhC gene encoding xanthine dehydrogenase accessory protein XdhC: MIEQLFQTNHDSCQSLLTRLALSPAVLVTVVATEGSVPRETDSWMAVFADALVGSIGGGHLEHQAMEQALRLLQSGLRTPQNLRMALGPSLGQCCGGVVYLYLEPVNAADLPEIELRLQQAQSLTPIALFGGGHVGHALARLLCSLPFALRWIDSREGIFPLHLPSHVRCEHSEPVQSAVRDLAAQSRVLIMSFSHAQDYDVLMACLQRQRMQADLPYIGLIGSATKWATFKHRLEVRGFTQQELAHVTCPIGVTGISSKLPEVIAVAVAAQLLQTLG, encoded by the coding sequence ATGATTGAGCAACTTTTTCAAACCAACCACGACAGCTGCCAGTCTTTATTAACACGACTGGCACTAAGCCCAGCAGTGCTGGTGACAGTGGTCGCTACTGAAGGCTCAGTGCCGCGTGAAACCGACAGTTGGATGGCGGTGTTTGCCGATGCACTGGTGGGCAGCATTGGCGGCGGGCACTTAGAGCACCAAGCCATGGAACAAGCTTTGCGCTTGCTGCAATCGGGTTTGCGCACGCCGCAAAATTTGCGCATGGCTTTAGGTCCTTCGCTGGGTCAATGCTGCGGCGGCGTCGTTTATCTTTATCTTGAGCCGGTCAACGCTGCTGACTTGCCTGAAATAGAACTGCGCTTGCAACAAGCGCAAAGTTTGACGCCGATAGCCTTGTTTGGTGGTGGCCATGTCGGTCATGCGTTAGCGCGTTTGCTTTGCAGTCTTCCGTTTGCGCTGCGCTGGATAGACAGCCGCGAAGGCATATTCCCCCTGCATCTGCCAAGCCATGTGCGCTGCGAACATTCAGAACCGGTGCAGTCAGCCGTGCGCGATCTTGCAGCGCAGTCCCGCGTCCTCATCATGAGCTTTAGCCATGCGCAAGACTACGACGTATTGATGGCCTGCCTGCAACGTCAGCGCATGCAAGCGGATCTGCCGTATATAGGTTTAATCGGCAGCGCCACCAAATGGGCGACTTTTAAGCACAGGCTAGAAGTACGCGGTTTTACCCAGCAAGAACTCGCCCATGTGACGTGCCCGATTGGAGTCACTGGAATAAGTAGTAAATTACCAGAGGTGATTGCGGTGGCTGTGGCGGCGCAGTTGTTGCAGACTTTGGGATAG
- the uraH gene encoding hydroxyisourate hydrolase, translating to MGLSTHVLDTMHGTPAAGMRVSFFATGTAGDRLIKRLTLNQDGRNPDGLLFSSEDLLVGSYKLVFDVAGYFRQRGVLLPEPAFLNLVSIDFGVADLNSHYHVPLLVSPWSYSTYRGS from the coding sequence ATGGGCCTAAGCACACATGTACTAGACACCATGCACGGCACGCCGGCCGCTGGCATGAGAGTCTCCTTTTTTGCGACTGGCACGGCTGGCGACAGGCTCATCAAACGCTTGACGCTCAATCAAGACGGGCGCAACCCGGATGGTTTACTTTTCAGCAGCGAAGACCTTTTGGTCGGCAGCTACAAACTGGTGTTTGATGTGGCCGGCTATTTCCGTCAGCGCGGTGTGCTGTTGCCCGAGCCGGCATTTTTGAATTTGGTGAGTATTGACTTTGGCGTGGCCGACTTAAATAGCCACTACCATGTGCCGCTGTTGGTGAGCCCTTGGAGTTACTCGACTTACCGGGGAAGCTAA
- a CDS encoding urate hydroxylase PuuD, whose protein sequence is METYLLEWANLLLRWTHVITAIAWIGSSFYFVFLDSSLTPPVDEALKQQGVSGELWAVHGGGFYHPVKFAVKPPQLPDHLHWFYWESYSTWLTGFALFSASYLWNASTYLVDPALVQWSSAQAITAALSFFVLFWLAYDAVCRWFGQGKNGDAIVGALVALLLGFATYLACHLFAGRAAFLIIGAMLGTAMSANVFFCIIPGQRKMVASIRAGLSVDPIHGWRGKQRSVHNTYFTLPVLFAMLSNHYSFTWSHPQNWLVLIVMMLAGAAIRQFFVLRHGYKLGRNRHPAAYALFGVALTIGAIVWMKPAPRATEISAAPAAFVGYQQVAQVLEQRCYACHGAQLQMKNVRLDSPAELKRHALQVYQQAVVLRQMPMNNATQITEAERQLIGRWFESGAKVE, encoded by the coding sequence ATGGAAACTTATCTGCTCGAATGGGCCAACTTGCTGCTGCGTTGGACCCATGTCATCACTGCGATTGCTTGGATTGGCTCGTCTTTTTATTTTGTTTTTCTAGATTCCAGTTTGACCCCACCGGTAGACGAGGCGCTTAAACAGCAAGGCGTTAGCGGCGAGCTTTGGGCCGTCCATGGCGGGGGCTTTTATCACCCGGTTAAGTTCGCGGTCAAACCGCCGCAACTGCCAGACCATTTGCACTGGTTTTACTGGGAAAGCTATAGCACTTGGTTGACTGGCTTTGCGCTTTTTTCGGCCTCTTATCTTTGGAATGCGTCTACCTATCTGGTTGACCCGGCTTTGGTGCAGTGGTCGTCAGCGCAAGCGATTACTGCTGCGCTGTCATTTTTTGTGTTGTTTTGGCTGGCTTACGATGCGGTGTGTCGCTGGTTTGGTCAAGGCAAAAATGGCGACGCAATTGTGGGTGCTCTGGTTGCTTTATTGCTCGGCTTTGCGACATATCTGGCTTGCCACTTGTTTGCGGGTCGTGCGGCGTTTTTAATCATTGGTGCGATGCTGGGCACGGCGATGAGCGCCAACGTGTTTTTCTGCATTATTCCCGGTCAGCGCAAAATGGTGGCCAGTATTCGTGCAGGTTTGTCGGTCGATCCGATTCATGGCTGGCGCGGCAAGCAGCGCAGCGTGCACAACACTTATTTCACATTGCCGGTTTTATTCGCCATGCTGAGCAATCACTACAGCTTTACCTGGAGTCATCCGCAAAACTGGTTGGTGCTGATTGTGATGATGTTGGCGGGCGCGGCGATTCGCCAATTTTTTGTGCTGCGCCACGGCTATAAGCTTGGCCGTAACCGCCATCCTGCGGCTTATGCGCTGTTTGGTGTGGCACTAACCATTGGCGCGATTGTGTGGATGAAACCAGCGCCTAGGGCTACGGAGATTAGTGCTGCTCCAGCGGCTTTTGTTGGTTACCAACAAGTCGCGCAGGTTCTAGAGCAGCGCTGTTATGCCTGCCACGGCGCGCAACTGCAAATGAAAAATGTGCGCCTCGATTCACCCGCGGAATTAAAACGCCATGCGCTGCAGGTTTATCAGCAAGCCGTGGTTTTGCGTCAAATGCCTATGAATAATGCGACCCAAATAACAGAAGCAGAACGGCAATTAATTGGTCGTTGGTTTGAGTCTGGCGCAAAGGTGGAGTGA
- a CDS encoding ATP-binding protein: protein MSEWTFYGRGQSLAELRKIVQEQRWFFCRISGRRRIGKTTLIRELALANNELSARLLYLQIPDSDERDVATAFRRKLEESDYPGAAKLAPDVRDFASMAQAIGLACRAGMLVVLDEFQYFTRAKMAPFNSFLQAEVDGLRFDNLKVGGLFVLGSLQSEMNALLEDKGAPLYGRITHKLDLDHWDFEDLLDVFSSQSVNHPMQWLTLWTFFEGVPKFYHDAYVQGLFDVPASAFTDELLKRMFLSSSSPLADEADTWFLRELRGKSVSILHYLSEHSGCSHGDLVAALNDTDEPNALGTSLVRLVKNYAMVDKLLPIFADGKSRNAKYYLSDNFLQAWLAVGRPAREIARLKPVEKALSISIPRLNVLEGFTFKKLIRKLHLECSRKGKGDFELTQMSLGYWNRAKTSEQNIEIDLVAIDAVNKKIRFGSCQRSEHAHEAHVLAKFEQHISGFFATRDYKYLESWVCEKVLFSPVFSATYRSDLKSKGFGCYDLNDFARLLRA from the coding sequence ATGTCTGAATGGACGTTTTATGGGCGCGGACAATCGCTCGCCGAACTGCGAAAAATAGTGCAGGAACAGCGCTGGTTTTTCTGCCGGATTTCCGGTCGTCGGCGTATCGGTAAAACCACCTTGATAAGAGAGCTGGCGCTCGCTAACAACGAGCTAAGCGCACGCCTGCTTTATCTGCAGATTCCTGACTCAGACGAGCGTGACGTTGCAACTGCGTTTAGGCGAAAGCTTGAAGAATCGGATTACCCCGGGGCCGCCAAACTCGCGCCTGATGTGCGCGATTTCGCCTCAATGGCCCAGGCTATTGGACTGGCGTGTCGCGCCGGAATGCTAGTCGTTTTAGATGAATTTCAATACTTCACACGCGCCAAAATGGCGCCCTTTAACTCCTTCTTGCAAGCTGAGGTCGATGGCTTACGGTTTGATAATTTGAAGGTCGGAGGGCTATTCGTTCTGGGTTCTTTGCAGTCTGAAATGAATGCACTGCTGGAAGACAAAGGCGCACCTTTGTACGGCCGAATCACCCACAAACTAGATCTAGACCATTGGGATTTCGAAGACTTGCTTGACGTATTTTCTAGCCAGTCAGTCAACCACCCTATGCAGTGGTTGACGCTGTGGACGTTTTTTGAGGGCGTGCCAAAGTTCTACCACGACGCCTATGTGCAAGGCCTTTTTGATGTGCCCGCGAGTGCGTTTACTGATGAGCTTTTAAAGCGGATGTTTTTGAGCAGCTCTAGTCCTTTGGCTGACGAAGCCGATACCTGGTTTTTAAGAGAACTCAGAGGCAAATCGGTATCCATTCTTCACTACTTATCCGAGCACTCAGGTTGCTCTCACGGTGACTTGGTTGCGGCACTCAATGACACCGACGAGCCGAATGCCTTAGGCACAAGCCTTGTGCGACTGGTTAAAAATTACGCAATGGTTGACAAACTTCTTCCCATCTTCGCCGACGGTAAAAGCCGAAACGCAAAATACTATCTTTCAGATAATTTTTTACAAGCATGGCTGGCAGTAGGCCGGCCAGCGCGCGAAATTGCTCGCTTGAAGCCAGTAGAAAAAGCCTTGTCAATTTCAATTCCACGCCTCAACGTCTTGGAGGGATTTACTTTCAAAAAGCTCATTCGCAAGCTGCACCTGGAGTGCTCGCGTAAAGGCAAAGGAGATTTTGAACTGACACAGATGAGCCTCGGGTATTGGAATCGTGCAAAGACTTCAGAGCAAAATATAGAAATTGATTTAGTTGCCATTGACGCTGTCAACAAAAAAATTAGATTCGGTTCCTGTCAACGCAGCGAGCACGCGCATGAGGCCCACGTCCTCGCAAAATTCGAGCAGCATATCAGCGGATTTTTTGCGACCCGTGACTACAAGTATTTGGAATCTTGGGTTTGTGAGAAGGTGCTTTTCTCACCTGTTTTCTCGGCGACCTATCGTAGCGATCTGAAATCAAAGGGTTTTGGCTGCTACGACTTAAATGATTTTGCAAGACTTCTCAGAGCCTAA
- a CDS encoding cysteine hydrolase family protein has translation MQSYKQSALVLIDMQRCMSQASSWPRNNPEAEDNMARLLTAWRANNQTVIHVRHLSSDPASGFRPGQSGAEFQARFYPLPHEHVADKHVTDAFSGSGLEAYLRSQSIRELVVAGVSTNYSVEATVRSAGCLGFITTVVSDACFTFARLDLNKKICSAEKIHLMSLSNLDGEYAQVLSTDAVLKS, from the coding sequence ATGCAATCGTACAAACAAAGCGCTCTAGTGTTGATTGATATGCAGCGCTGTATGAGTCAAGCGTCTAGTTGGCCACGCAACAACCCAGAGGCCGAGGACAACATGGCGAGATTGTTAACCGCTTGGCGCGCCAATAATCAAACCGTTATTCATGTGCGTCACCTGTCGTCAGACCCAGCGTCGGGGTTTCGCCCCGGCCAATCCGGTGCTGAGTTTCAAGCGCGTTTTTATCCATTGCCGCATGAACATGTTGCCGACAAACATGTCACTGATGCATTTAGCGGCTCTGGCCTAGAAGCGTATTTGCGCTCGCAATCAATCCGCGAACTTGTGGTGGCAGGTGTAAGCACAAATTATTCGGTGGAAGCGACCGTACGGTCGGCGGGCTGTCTGGGCTTTATCACCACTGTGGTCTCGGATGCGTGCTTTACTTTTGCGCGATTAGATTTAAACAAAAAAATATGCAGCGCTGAAAAAATCCATCTCATGTCGCTGAGTAATCTGGACGGTGAATATGCACAAGTACTCAGCACGGATGCGGTGTTGAAATCTTAA